In a single window of the Micrococcaceae bacterium Sec5.7 genome:
- a CDS encoding amino acid permease: protein MTMKSTAERPAAQLVHSMKPRQLTMMGLGSAIGAGLFLGSGAGIQAAGPAVLISYLVAGTLIILVMWALGEMAAANPNSGAFSVYAERAMGKTAGATVGWLWWLQLVVVIAAEALGAAGLLFSVWPVVPVWALALIFMVVFTGINLAGVKNFGEFEFWFAILKVTAIVLFLAIGAALLLGLLPDVASPGLSNITTDFAPAGLGGIATALFVVIFAFGGTEIVSVAAAETEDPERSVVKAIRTVVWRILVFYIGSVFVIAAVLPSTSEALASPFAGVLDAARIPGASAAITLVAVVALLSALNANLYGASRMVFSLSERGEAPRFLSKLSGARVPMVAVGVSVAFGFIATVLELLFPERILPALFQLVGSTCLVVWGSALVSQLILRRRADRDGTPLPLRMTGFPALTIFGLVLLGLIFAVGFSAESSRLQLFSTTLLIAGIAAACRIGARLTSAPAKSPTE, encoded by the coding sequence ATGACAATGAAGTCCACGGCAGAGCGCCCGGCTGCACAACTCGTCCACAGCATGAAACCCCGCCAACTGACCATGATGGGGCTTGGCAGCGCCATCGGCGCAGGCCTCTTCCTCGGCTCAGGCGCGGGCATCCAGGCGGCCGGACCGGCGGTGCTGATTTCGTACCTGGTTGCCGGCACCCTGATCATTCTGGTCATGTGGGCGCTGGGCGAAATGGCTGCGGCCAACCCCAACAGCGGCGCGTTTTCAGTCTACGCGGAGCGGGCGATGGGAAAGACAGCCGGTGCCACTGTGGGCTGGCTGTGGTGGCTACAGCTGGTGGTGGTCATCGCCGCCGAGGCTCTTGGTGCAGCCGGCCTGCTGTTCTCGGTCTGGCCAGTCGTTCCCGTCTGGGCTCTGGCCCTGATCTTCATGGTGGTCTTCACCGGCATCAATCTGGCGGGTGTGAAGAACTTCGGCGAGTTCGAGTTCTGGTTCGCCATTCTCAAGGTGACCGCTATTGTCCTGTTCCTGGCCATCGGCGCGGCTCTCCTGCTGGGACTGCTGCCGGATGTCGCGTCGCCCGGGCTCTCCAACATCACCACAGACTTTGCCCCCGCAGGTCTCGGCGGAATAGCCACCGCGCTGTTCGTAGTGATCTTCGCGTTCGGTGGTACGGAAATCGTCAGTGTGGCCGCCGCGGAAACAGAAGATCCCGAACGCAGCGTGGTCAAGGCCATCCGCACTGTGGTGTGGCGGATCCTGGTGTTCTACATCGGCTCCGTGTTTGTCATCGCCGCTGTCCTCCCCTCGACGTCGGAAGCCCTGGCATCACCCTTCGCCGGCGTGCTCGATGCCGCGCGTATCCCCGGAGCCAGTGCGGCGATCACCCTCGTGGCCGTCGTCGCACTTCTCTCTGCCCTGAACGCAAACCTCTACGGCGCTTCCAGGATGGTGTTTTCACTCTCCGAGCGCGGCGAGGCACCGCGCTTCCTCTCAAAGCTGAGCGGCGCCCGCGTCCCGATGGTTGCCGTGGGCGTGTCCGTGGCCTTCGGCTTTATCGCCACCGTGCTGGAGCTGCTATTTCCGGAACGGATCCTACCGGCGCTGTTCCAGCTGGTCGGTTCGACATGCCTGGTGGTGTGGGGCTCCGCCCTGGTGTCCCAGCTGATCCTGCGCCGCCGGGCAGACCGTGATGGCACTCCCCTGCCGCTGCGCATGACCGGGTTCCCGGCGCTGACCATCTTCGGTCTGGTGCTCCTGGGCCTGATCTTCGCCGTCGGCTTCAGCGCCGAAAGCAGCCGCCTCCAGCTGTTCAGCACCACATTGCTGATCGCCGGCATCGCTGCCGCCTGCCGGATCGGCGCCAGGCTCACGTCAGCGCCCGCCAAGTCCCCGACTGAGTAG
- a CDS encoding thiamine pyrophosphate-dependent enzyme — protein MDTLPPPDASNEAAPLTPIQLRELYSLMVAVRHLDTSTIAWQRQGIIPGYAPELGQEAAQVGSGYAVDTTRDFVFPTYREMGVARAMGVDMVAYMATHKATWHGGLYDPLTSRLAPIQAVVAGSVLHAVGWAHGQTLDNKDGVAMAYFGDGASSQGDVHEAMNFAAVMKAPVVFFTQNNGWAISVPTERQVAGGSVAARAAGYGIPAIKVDGNDVVAVVEATRRAFAHCRAGNGPVAIEAMTYRRGPHSTSDDPGRYRSLDAERTDAGVDPLERFRKQLLADGVGDESFFAEALAAAKAEEEQIRTGIQALGSRPGTEMFDLVFQETTPALQAQAANWREESEHV, from the coding sequence ATGGACACTCTGCCTCCGCCGGACGCCAGCAACGAAGCTGCTCCGCTCACGCCCATTCAGCTCCGCGAGCTGTATTCGCTGATGGTGGCCGTCCGCCACCTCGACACCTCGACCATCGCCTGGCAGCGGCAGGGAATCATTCCCGGCTATGCCCCGGAGCTGGGGCAGGAAGCGGCGCAGGTGGGCAGCGGCTACGCCGTGGATACCACCCGCGATTTTGTCTTCCCCACCTACCGGGAAATGGGAGTTGCCCGCGCCATGGGCGTGGACATGGTGGCCTACATGGCCACCCACAAGGCCACCTGGCACGGCGGCCTCTACGATCCACTGACTTCTAGGCTTGCCCCGATCCAGGCTGTCGTGGCAGGTTCCGTGCTTCACGCGGTGGGCTGGGCACACGGCCAGACGCTGGACAACAAGGACGGCGTGGCCATGGCCTACTTCGGTGACGGCGCCTCCTCCCAGGGCGACGTCCACGAGGCCATGAACTTCGCTGCCGTCATGAAGGCTCCGGTGGTGTTCTTCACGCAGAACAACGGCTGGGCCATTTCCGTCCCCACCGAGCGGCAGGTGGCCGGAGGCTCGGTGGCCGCCCGCGCGGCCGGTTACGGCATCCCGGCCATCAAGGTGGACGGGAACGACGTCGTCGCGGTGGTTGAGGCGACCAGGCGCGCCTTCGCGCACTGCCGGGCAGGCAACGGACCCGTGGCGATTGAGGCCATGACGTACCGCCGCGGCCCGCACTCCACGTCCGATGATCCCGGACGCTACCGCTCGCTCGATGCCGAACGGACGGATGCGGGCGTGGATCCGCTGGAACGCTTCAGGAAACAGCTGCTGGCCGACGGCGTCGGGGACGAGTCGTTCTTCGCAGAGGCACTGGCCGCGGCGAAGGCAGAGGAAGAGCAGATCCGCACCGGGATCCAGGCGCTTGGATCCCGCCCCGGCACTGAAATGTTCGACCTGGTCTTCCAGGAAACCACCCCTGCCCTGCAGGCACAGGCCGCCAACTGGCGCGAGGAGTCCGAACATGTCTAA
- a CDS encoding alpha-ketoacid dehydrogenase subunit beta, with the protein MTGFRKAPSPEGQAPETRTVEMSMQQALNRALDEVLAENPKAVIFGEDCGRLGGVFRITDGLQAKHGEGRVFDTPLAESGILGMSVGLAMAGFHPIPEVQFDGFAYPAINQIVCQMARMNYRSRGTLPMPITLRVPSFGGIRAPEHHGESLEALFAHVPGLKVVSPSNPNEAYHLLKYAATRPDPVIFMEPKSRYWQKGDVDLDGGGSPDAERNTGAKVMREGRHITLVAWGAMVARCLQVAELAAEDGIDVEVLDLRWLKPIDAEALASSVAKTRRAVVVHEAPLTSGLGAEVAQLITQSCFDTLKAPVERVTGFDVPYPSGDLEDEYIPNIDRILFGIQRVLEYRRG; encoded by the coding sequence ATGACCGGATTTCGAAAGGCCCCATCACCGGAGGGACAAGCACCGGAGACCAGGACCGTGGAAATGTCCATGCAGCAGGCCCTGAACCGCGCGCTGGATGAAGTCCTGGCCGAGAACCCCAAGGCGGTCATCTTCGGTGAGGACTGTGGCAGGCTGGGCGGCGTCTTCCGCATCACTGACGGGCTGCAGGCCAAACACGGCGAGGGCAGAGTCTTTGACACGCCGCTTGCCGAGTCCGGAATCCTGGGCATGTCCGTGGGCCTTGCCATGGCCGGTTTCCATCCCATACCGGAGGTGCAGTTCGACGGTTTCGCCTACCCGGCCATCAACCAGATCGTCTGCCAGATGGCCCGCATGAACTACCGCAGCCGCGGCACGCTGCCGATGCCGATCACCCTGAGGGTCCCCAGCTTCGGCGGCATCCGTGCTCCTGAACACCATGGGGAAAGCCTTGAAGCGCTCTTCGCCCATGTTCCCGGGCTCAAGGTGGTCTCGCCGTCGAACCCGAACGAGGCCTACCACCTGCTCAAATACGCGGCCACCCGCCCGGATCCGGTCATCTTCATGGAGCCGAAGTCGCGCTACTGGCAGAAGGGCGACGTCGACCTCGACGGCGGCGGCTCCCCTGACGCAGAAAGGAACACCGGCGCCAAGGTCATGCGCGAAGGCCGGCACATCACCCTCGTGGCGTGGGGGGCCATGGTGGCACGCTGCCTGCAGGTGGCTGAACTCGCCGCGGAGGACGGGATTGACGTCGAGGTCCTGGACCTGCGCTGGCTCAAGCCGATCGATGCAGAGGCGCTGGCGAGTTCCGTCGCCAAAACCAGGCGCGCCGTCGTCGTGCATGAAGCTCCCTTGACTTCCGGCCTGGGTGCCGAAGTGGCGCAGCTGATCACGCAGAGCTGTTTCGATACGCTGAAGGCGCCGGTGGAGCGGGTCACGGGCTTCGACGTCCCCTACCCGTCCGGCGATCTGGAAGACGAATACATCCCGAACATTGACCGGATCCTTTTTGGCATCCAGCGAGTATTGGAGTACCGACGTGGCTGA
- a CDS encoding biotin/lipoyl-containing protein: MAEISFPLPDLGEGLIEATVLEWLVAPGDQVERNQPLVEVETTKSAVELPSPQAGKVVRIHGGPGDKINVGEPLIVFEVPDNTAGIVGTVPKEEAPKRRVRLSAVLDED; encoded by the coding sequence GTGGCTGAAATATCCTTCCCGCTCCCTGACCTCGGCGAAGGGCTGATCGAGGCAACGGTGCTTGAATGGCTGGTTGCTCCCGGCGACCAGGTCGAACGGAACCAGCCGCTGGTGGAAGTTGAGACCACCAAATCGGCCGTTGAACTGCCCAGCCCGCAGGCAGGTAAAGTGGTGCGTATCCACGGCGGGCCCGGTGACAAGATCAATGTCGGCGAGCCCCTGATTGTGTTTGAGGTGCCGGACAACACTGCCGGCATTGTGGGCACGGTCCCGAAGGAAGAGGCACCGAAGCGCCGGGTCCGCCTGAGCGCCGTACTTGATGAGGACTGA
- a CDS encoding alpha/beta fold hydrolase: protein MSGRHTGEQHSHTVEGTDPQLYVEVHEPAADAGLRPILLIHGFSSSTRLNWEETGWLTALLEAGRRVITVDLPGHGRSGAPEDLDSYAPSRIRADLLQIAFDAGVRPVRDGDPSSGLDVIGYSLGSRLAWEFGATQPELVHRLVLGGPNTADPLAAFDLVAAQRHLADGTPIPDESTAGLLKMAQLLPSNNIFALLSLIEAIKGEPFDPAEAVPHMPMLLVAGENDDRAASMPELAALGAKAGSMVEQLVLPARSHTNAVTSRAFKQGAIAFLGS, encoded by the coding sequence ATGAGCGGCAGGCACACCGGCGAGCAGCATTCCCATACAGTGGAAGGCACAGACCCCCAGCTGTATGTAGAGGTGCATGAGCCAGCAGCCGATGCAGGCCTGCGGCCCATCCTGCTGATCCATGGATTTTCCTCTTCCACCCGGCTGAACTGGGAGGAGACCGGCTGGCTGACCGCCCTGCTCGAGGCCGGACGCCGGGTCATTACCGTGGATCTGCCCGGCCACGGCCGGAGCGGCGCCCCGGAGGACCTGGACTCCTACGCGCCCAGCCGGATCCGTGCGGATCTCCTGCAGATAGCGTTCGACGCCGGTGTGCGGCCGGTGCGCGACGGTGACCCTTCCAGCGGGCTGGATGTGATCGGCTATTCGCTGGGCTCACGGCTCGCCTGGGAGTTCGGCGCCACGCAGCCGGAGCTGGTGCACCGGCTGGTCCTCGGCGGCCCGAACACCGCCGATCCGCTGGCTGCCTTCGATCTGGTGGCCGCCCAGCGTCATTTGGCTGATGGCACGCCGATTCCCGACGAATCAACGGCGGGGCTGCTCAAAATGGCCCAGCTGCTGCCCAGCAACAACATATTCGCGCTGCTGTCCCTGATCGAGGCCATCAAGGGCGAGCCCTTCGATCCGGCCGAAGCCGTCCCGCATATGCCCATGCTGCTCGTGGCCGGCGAGAACGACGACCGTGCGGCTTCCATGCCGGAACTTGCCGCACTGGGCGCCAAAGCCGGTTCCATGGTGGAGCAGCTGGTGTTGCCCGCCCGTAGCCATACAAACGCCGTCACCAGCCGGGCATTCAAACAGGGCGCAATCGCATTCCTGGGCAGCTGA
- a CDS encoding MarR family transcriptional regulator — protein sequence MGNVNRPIGYWLKRLDGALENHLDATLAHLKLTRRQWQIVNTLAAGSISPDHLSEVLHPFWRADGGDSQEREMAALVGRGLMILVDGQLALSDLGRARHAEAQSLVDESRRDLTAGIGMDEYAMAVSVLERMCGNAERL from the coding sequence ATGGGCAATGTGAACAGGCCCATCGGATACTGGCTCAAGCGGCTGGACGGCGCATTGGAGAACCATCTCGATGCCACCCTTGCGCACCTGAAGCTGACCCGCCGGCAATGGCAGATCGTCAACACGCTAGCAGCCGGTTCCATTAGCCCGGACCACCTCAGCGAGGTGTTGCATCCGTTCTGGAGGGCCGACGGCGGCGATTCCCAGGAGCGTGAAATGGCTGCGCTGGTGGGCAGGGGCCTGATGATCCTGGTGGACGGACAGCTTGCCTTGAGCGATCTCGGCAGGGCCCGGCACGCCGAGGCTCAAAGCCTGGTGGACGAGAGCCGGCGGGACCTGACGGCGGGCATTGGCATGGATGAGTACGCCATGGCTGTCAGTGTCCTGGAACGCATGTGTGGCAACGCCGAGCGACTATAA
- a CDS encoding phosphoribosyltransferase family protein, with translation MSMRFDDRGDAGRRLATALPQFRERPDTLVLGLARGGVPVAAAAAAALHLPFGAVLVRKLGIPGHDETAYGALAWSDGRIVRMLNRPLMARVLEHGVRQEWLDQVEIREREELLRRAQSYPGISHDLSGKTVLLVDDGLATGATMRAAVEAVRAGGAATVVAAAPVGSLDAEKSIARVSDSILCLHLPGKFRAVGSFYRHFEQLTDEETIGLLHGQDSPG, from the coding sequence ATGAGCATGCGTTTTGACGACCGCGGAGACGCGGGCAGACGGCTCGCCACGGCACTTCCGCAGTTCCGCGAACGGCCGGACACTCTTGTGCTGGGCCTAGCCCGCGGCGGCGTTCCCGTGGCTGCTGCGGCCGCCGCCGCACTGCACCTGCCGTTCGGCGCCGTTCTGGTGCGGAAGCTCGGCATTCCCGGTCACGATGAAACGGCCTACGGTGCTCTGGCCTGGTCCGATGGCAGGATTGTGCGGATGCTCAACAGGCCGTTGATGGCCAGGGTCCTGGAGCACGGCGTCCGTCAGGAATGGCTTGACCAGGTGGAAATCCGAGAGCGCGAAGAACTGCTTCGGCGGGCCCAAAGCTACCCCGGCATCAGCCACGACCTGAGCGGCAAGACCGTATTGCTGGTGGATGATGGCCTCGCCACCGGAGCCACCATGCGGGCAGCGGTCGAGGCCGTGCGTGCGGGAGGGGCCGCTACCGTTGTGGCCGCAGCGCCTGTGGGCTCGCTGGACGCCGAAAAGTCCATCGCCAGGGTCAGCGACTCCATCCTGTGCCTGCACCTCCCCGGCAAGTTCCGGGCCGTGGGCAGCTTCTACCGGCATTTCGAACAGCTGACCGACGAAGAAACCATCGGGCTCCTGCATGGTCAGGACAGCCCAGGCTGA
- a CDS encoding MFS transporter — protein sequence MTAASSVDSEAGPSSKHEERKVLAGTLVGTTIEWYDFFIFAQLTATLLSPLFLTPLQASNPGLAQILSFALIGISFLFRPLGAIVAGHLGDRLGRKAMLVFTLIMMGAATALIGMLPTYNEIGVLAPILLITLRVIQGFSAGGEWGGAALMAVEHAPKSKRGLFGAYPQIGVPVGMILATGLLYFLNTGMSKEDFASWGWRVPFLLSIVLIVVGYLIRRAVAESPVFKEMTARKEESKAPLGELLRRHKKSVLYSTMIFIGNNAAGYLLIAFFISYATKSLKMPVPQILLATTLASFGWLIFTLVGGWLSDKIGRVKTFLIGYGIVFVWMIPMFALIDTKDIWLYGVALFVLTIGLGLSYGPMSAMYAEMFPANVRYSGISIGYAFGAILGGAFAATIAEVLLQSTKWTGSIGIYIMILCVISAVGVLLAKETKGRPLGVSKH from the coding sequence ATGACCGCAGCTTCCTCCGTCGATTCAGAGGCGGGCCCCAGCAGCAAACATGAGGAACGGAAAGTCCTCGCCGGGACGCTGGTCGGCACCACCATCGAGTGGTACGACTTCTTCATCTTCGCCCAGCTCACGGCAACGCTGCTGTCGCCGCTGTTCCTCACTCCGCTGCAGGCGTCAAATCCGGGGCTTGCGCAGATTCTGTCCTTCGCCCTGATCGGTATCAGCTTCCTCTTCCGCCCGCTCGGCGCGATTGTTGCCGGACACCTCGGCGACAGGCTCGGACGCAAGGCCATGCTTGTGTTCACGCTCATCATGATGGGAGCCGCGACGGCACTGATCGGCATGCTGCCCACGTACAACGAAATCGGCGTACTGGCTCCCATCCTGCTGATCACCCTCCGCGTGATCCAGGGCTTCTCGGCCGGCGGCGAGTGGGGCGGGGCCGCGCTGATGGCAGTGGAGCATGCGCCCAAGAGCAAGCGTGGCCTCTTCGGCGCCTACCCGCAGATCGGTGTCCCGGTAGGCATGATCCTGGCCACGGGGCTGCTCTACTTCCTCAACACGGGAATGTCCAAGGAGGACTTCGCAAGCTGGGGCTGGCGTGTTCCGTTCCTGCTGTCCATCGTGCTGATCGTGGTGGGCTATCTGATCCGGCGGGCCGTGGCTGAGAGCCCGGTTTTCAAGGAGATGACCGCGCGCAAGGAAGAGAGCAAGGCGCCCCTGGGCGAGCTCCTCCGCCGCCACAAGAAGTCAGTGCTCTACTCCACCATGATCTTCATCGGAAACAATGCCGCCGGGTACTTGCTGATCGCGTTCTTCATCTCCTACGCCACCAAGTCACTGAAGATGCCCGTCCCGCAGATTCTGCTCGCCACCACCCTGGCATCCTTCGGCTGGCTGATCTTCACGCTTGTGGGCGGCTGGCTCTCCGACAAGATCGGCAGGGTCAAGACCTTCCTTATCGGTTATGGGATCGTCTTCGTCTGGATGATTCCGATGTTCGCGCTCATCGATACCAAGGACATCTGGCTTTATGGCGTCGCGCTGTTCGTCCTGACGATCGGCCTGGGACTGTCCTATGGCCCGATGTCCGCCATGTACGCCGAGATGTTCCCGGCGAACGTCCGGTACTCGGGCATCTCAATCGGTTATGCCTTTGGTGCAATCCTGGGCGGAGCCTTCGCGGCAACCATCGCGGAAGTGCTCCTCCAGAGCACCAAGTGGACCGGTTCGATCGGCATCTACATCATGATCCTGTGCGTCATTTCCGCAGTAGGCGTGCTGCTGGCCAAGGAAACCAAGGGCCGGCCGCTGGGTGTGAGCAAGCACTAG